One Solea senegalensis isolate Sse05_10M linkage group LG3, IFAPA_SoseM_1, whole genome shotgun sequence genomic window carries:
- the LOC122765849 gene encoding fibulin-1-like isoform X2 translates to MAPWIILVFSLCGLLQGQETQPPTVQECCQDGRDAAHRGQDCSILTALSHSHTCRIVQEQCCTAALAERLCNSGVELARRQGACDVSASSESHISKMCCDCCLLGLSSGPGLKCNLQGLLVGTQCAQTAAACCSQNTKAEVPTLNSKDSSCSQLHTDDGSCGCRDGFQLQSDGVTCEDINECLTGSPNCMSGQTCINTEGSFRCQRQTGCGTGYELKDNNSCEDLDECALGTHNCGPQFTCTNTAGSFRCRPKEKCSVGLIQDAAGTCIDINECVANDSPCPSGHTCVNMVGSYVCRRNIVTCGRGYHLTEEGTRCEDIDECRTGNACVGHGCTNLVGTYRCECRHGYTFNTISRLCEDINECREHYVERLCAHKCENTEGSYQCSCTTGFKLSQDGKSCEDINECEQNPCNQECANVYGSYQCYCRRGYQLSDIDGITCDDIDECALLAGGHVCSYSCMNSPGSFSCTCPPTGYILGPSGRMCQDIDECASASHTCSVSESCFNVQGGFRCLSFQCPQHFRQVSQGRCERVTCEFARDPASCRSLPLRISFYNISFPTDTPVPADIFRMGPANSIQGDEMLFNVTSGDEEGFFVVQRQIHGGVITLRRVLSEPRDFLLTVEMRLIRYGTAHLYMAKIAVFVTHEQPMRTSRKLPHLKSSL, encoded by the exons ATGGCGCCGTGGATaatacttgtgttttctttatgtggACTTCTCCAGGGACAAG AGACTCAGCCTCCCACTGTGCAAGAATGCTGTCAGGACGGGAGGGATGCAGCCCACAGAGGACAAGACTGTTCCATCCTCACAGCACTCTCACACTCCCACACCTGCAG GATTGTCCAAGAGCAGTGTTGTACGGCAGCACTCGCGGAGAGGCTCTGTAACAGCGGCGTCGAGTTGGCTCGCAGGCAAGGAGCCTGTGACGTGTCTGCATCCTCGGAATCTCACATCTCAAAG ATGTGTTGTGACTGCTGTTTGCTCGGCCTGTCATCAGGCCCGGGTTTGAAGTGTAACCTTCAGGGTCTGTTGGTGGGGACACAGTGCgcacaaacagctgcagccTGCTGCagccaaaacacaaaagcagaggTGCCAACACTGAATTctaaag ACTCCTCCTGCTCCCAGCTGCACACCGACGACGGCTCATGTGGCTGTCGAGATGGTTTTCAACTGCAGAGTGATGGAGTGACATGTGAAG ATATAAACGAGTGTCTGACGGGCAGCCCCAACTGCATGTCCGGTCAAACGTGCATCAACACAGAAGGCTCCTTTCGCTGTCAGAGGCAAACTGGCTGCGGCACAGGGTATGAACTCAAGGACAACAACAGCTGTGAAG ACCTGGACGAGTGTGCTTTGGGGACCCACAACTGTGGTCCACAGTTTACGTGCACCAACACAGCCGGCTCGTTCCGCTGCCGCCCGAAAGAGAAGTGCTCCGTAGGTTTAATTCAGGACGCTGCCGGCACCTGCATCG ATATAAATGAGTGTGTGGCCAATGACAGTCCATGCCCGTCTGGCCACACCTGTGTCAACATGGTGGGCTCCTATGTCTGTCGCCGGAACATCGTCACCTGTGGAAGAGGCTACCATCTAACTGAGGAGGGCACACGCTGTGAAG ACATCGATGAGTGTCGCACTGGCAACGCTTGTGTCGGCCACGGCTGCACGAACCTTGTGGGAACGTACCGCTGTGAGTGCAGACATGGCTACACCTTCAACACCATCAGCAGACTGTGTGAAG ACATTAATGAATGCAGGGAGCATTATGTAGAGCGACTGTGTGCCCACAAGTGTGAGAACACTGAGGGCTCCTACCAGTGCAGCTGCACCACTGGCTTCAAACTGTCCCAAGACGGCAAGAGCTGTGAGG ATATAAATGAGTGTGAGCAGAACCCTTGTAACCAGGAATGTGCCAACGTCTACGGCTCCTACCAGTGCTACTGTCGCCGTGGTTACCAGCTGAGCGACATCGATGGGATAACATGTGACG ATATTGATGAGTGCGCTCTGCTCGCTGGAGGTCACGTGTGTTCCTACAGCTGCATGAACTCCCCAGGAAGCTTCTCCTGTACTTGCCCTCCCACTGGATACATACTTGGCCCCAGTGGACGCATGTGTCAAG ACATTGACGAATGTGCAAGCGCGAGCCACACCTGCTCTGTATCTGAGAGCTGCTTCAACGTCCAGGGGGGATTTCGCTGTCTGTCCTTCCAGTGTCCTCAACACTTTCGACAAGTATCGCAGGG CCGTTGCGAGCGCGTGACTTGTGAGTTCGCGCGGGATCCTGCGTCGTGCCGCTCACTTCCACTGAGAATCTCCTTCTATAACATCAGCTTCCCCACCGACACTCCCGTCCCCGCTGATATTTTCCGAATGGGCCCCGCCAATTCCATCCAGGGAGATGAGATGCTGTTCAACGTCACGTCAGGAGACGAGGAGGGTTTCTTTGTCGTGCAGCGGCAGATCCATGGAGGCGTGATCACCCTTCGCCGTGTCTTGTCTGAGCCTCGGGATTTCCTTCTGACTGTGGAGATGAGGCTGATTCGTTATGGAACCGCACATCTGTACATGGCCAAGATTGCTGTTTTTGTCACACATGAGCAACCCATGCGAACCTCCAGGAAACTGCCACATTTGAAGTCTAGTCTTTAA
- the LOC122765849 gene encoding fibulin-1-like isoform X1 gives MAPWIILVFSLCGLLQGQETQPPTVQECCQDGRDAAHRGQDCSILTALSHSHTCRIVQEQCCTAALAERLCNSGVELARRQGACDVSASSESHISKMCCDCCLLGLSSGPGLKCNLQGLLVGTQCAQTAAACCSQNTKAEVPTLNSKDSSCSQLHTDDGSCGCRDGFQLQSDGVTCEDINECLTGSPNCMSGQTCINTEGSFRCQRQTGCGTGYELKDNNSCEDLDECALGTHNCGPQFTCTNTAGSFRCRPKEKCSVGLIQDAAGTCIDINECVANDSPCPSGHTCVNMVGSYVCRRNIVTCGRGYHLTEEGTRCEDIDECRTGNACVGHGCTNLVGTYRCECRHGYTFNTISRLCEDINECREHYVERLCAHKCENTEGSYQCSCTTGFKLSQDGKSCEDINECEQNPCNQECANVYGSYQCYCRRGYQLSDIDGITCDDIDECALLAGGHVCSYSCMNSPGSFSCTCPPTGYILGPSGRMCQDIDECASASHTCSVSESCFNVQGGFRCLSFQCPQHFRQVSQGSRQDASVGLRCINTCQPGSSDCAQDPAHLITYSALTLPYFRDFTGPEEIIFLRTSVAAYPASTTGASDVFFEIMAGDEHLSFDVVKRYHQGMIMGVVQQVKRIIGPKDLVLRVTMDYFKSGVFSHQNLIVMHIFISEFWF, from the exons ATGGCGCCGTGGATaatacttgtgttttctttatgtggACTTCTCCAGGGACAAG AGACTCAGCCTCCCACTGTGCAAGAATGCTGTCAGGACGGGAGGGATGCAGCCCACAGAGGACAAGACTGTTCCATCCTCACAGCACTCTCACACTCCCACACCTGCAG GATTGTCCAAGAGCAGTGTTGTACGGCAGCACTCGCGGAGAGGCTCTGTAACAGCGGCGTCGAGTTGGCTCGCAGGCAAGGAGCCTGTGACGTGTCTGCATCCTCGGAATCTCACATCTCAAAG ATGTGTTGTGACTGCTGTTTGCTCGGCCTGTCATCAGGCCCGGGTTTGAAGTGTAACCTTCAGGGTCTGTTGGTGGGGACACAGTGCgcacaaacagctgcagccTGCTGCagccaaaacacaaaagcagaggTGCCAACACTGAATTctaaag ACTCCTCCTGCTCCCAGCTGCACACCGACGACGGCTCATGTGGCTGTCGAGATGGTTTTCAACTGCAGAGTGATGGAGTGACATGTGAAG ATATAAACGAGTGTCTGACGGGCAGCCCCAACTGCATGTCCGGTCAAACGTGCATCAACACAGAAGGCTCCTTTCGCTGTCAGAGGCAAACTGGCTGCGGCACAGGGTATGAACTCAAGGACAACAACAGCTGTGAAG ACCTGGACGAGTGTGCTTTGGGGACCCACAACTGTGGTCCACAGTTTACGTGCACCAACACAGCCGGCTCGTTCCGCTGCCGCCCGAAAGAGAAGTGCTCCGTAGGTTTAATTCAGGACGCTGCCGGCACCTGCATCG ATATAAATGAGTGTGTGGCCAATGACAGTCCATGCCCGTCTGGCCACACCTGTGTCAACATGGTGGGCTCCTATGTCTGTCGCCGGAACATCGTCACCTGTGGAAGAGGCTACCATCTAACTGAGGAGGGCACACGCTGTGAAG ACATCGATGAGTGTCGCACTGGCAACGCTTGTGTCGGCCACGGCTGCACGAACCTTGTGGGAACGTACCGCTGTGAGTGCAGACATGGCTACACCTTCAACACCATCAGCAGACTGTGTGAAG ACATTAATGAATGCAGGGAGCATTATGTAGAGCGACTGTGTGCCCACAAGTGTGAGAACACTGAGGGCTCCTACCAGTGCAGCTGCACCACTGGCTTCAAACTGTCCCAAGACGGCAAGAGCTGTGAGG ATATAAATGAGTGTGAGCAGAACCCTTGTAACCAGGAATGTGCCAACGTCTACGGCTCCTACCAGTGCTACTGTCGCCGTGGTTACCAGCTGAGCGACATCGATGGGATAACATGTGACG ATATTGATGAGTGCGCTCTGCTCGCTGGAGGTCACGTGTGTTCCTACAGCTGCATGAACTCCCCAGGAAGCTTCTCCTGTACTTGCCCTCCCACTGGATACATACTTGGCCCCAGTGGACGCATGTGTCAAG ACATTGACGAATGTGCAAGCGCGAGCCACACCTGCTCTGTATCTGAGAGCTGCTTCAACGTCCAGGGGGGATTTCGCTGTCTGTCCTTCCAGTGTCCTCAACACTTTCGACAAGTATCGCAGGG ATCCAGACAGGACGCTTCAGTCGGTCTGCGTTGTATCAACACCTGCCAACCTGGGAGCAGCGACTGTGCCCAGGATCCTGCCCATCTCATCACCTACAGCGCCCTCACTCTGCCTTACTTCAGAGACTTCACTGGACCGGAGG AAATAATTTTCCTGCGGACATCTGTGGCAGCTTATCCTGCATCTACCACTGGTGCAAGTGATGTTTTCTTTGAGATCATGGCTGGAGATGAACATCTCTCCTTTGACGTGGTGAAGCGCTACCACCAGGGCATGATCATGG GTGTGGTTCAGCAGGTGAAACGCATCATTGGCCCAAAAGACCTTGTGTTGAGGGTGACCATGGATTACTTCAAGTCAGGAGTCTTTTCCCATCAAAATCTTATTGTcatgcacattttcatttccGAGTTCTGGTTCTGA